Below is a genomic region from Citrobacter europaeus.
TTGCGCACTCATCGACCCCTTTGTTGCTCGACAGGTGATACACCGAGTGTTTCAGTAGCCCGTTCCCCAGCTCATCTTTGCCCATCAGATAGTGCCTGGTCAGCGAAGACATGATCCCCATCGCCCACTGCTGATAGCGTTCGCGATCCGGATCGGTCACCGGCAGGTGTTTAATCAGCTCCAGCAGACCGCAGACGGCAATCGCTGCCGAAGATGAATCGCGCAGCGCATCGGTCCCGACTAATGCCAGATCCCAATGGCAAACGGCATCTTCCGGCAAACGATTAAGAAAATAGTTGGCCAACTTTTTCGACAGCTGCACCATCTGGGTATCACCGGTGTAGATATAGCTCAGCAGAAAACCATAAATTCCCCACGCCTGCCCACGCGACCAGCAAGAATCGTCGGCATAGCCCTGCTGAGTATTACCGTAACGCGGCTCGCCGGTTTGCACGTCCATATAGTAGGTGTGGAAGGTCGAGGCATCCTGGCGGATCAGATATTTTGCTGCCTGCGCAACGTGCGCTTTGGCGGCATTCGCAAAACGCAGATCGCCCGTTTGCTCGCTTGCCCAGTACAACAGCGGCAGATTCATATTGCAGTCGATGATCATCCGCCCGGCCTGCTCGGGATCGCGAAGATCGCCCCATGCCTGGATGATCTGCGCCTTTTCATGAAAACGCTCCAACAGCGCTTCTGCCGCCATCAGGGAAAACCCTCGCGCATCACGATTACCCGTCAATCGCCAGGCCGCCACGCAGGAAAGCGTGTAGAGGAATCCCAGGTCGTGGGTGTTGGTATCGTGGCGTCCGCCAATACGCAAGCCAAACGAACGCACATGTTTCTCCGCCATCTCACGAAATTTGCTCTCACCACTCATTTCCCACGCCAGCCATAACTGCCCGGTCCAGAAGCTGGTCGTCCATTCCACATTATCTGTCAGCGGGTAATAACCTTGCACACAGGTTTCGGCAGGAAATTGTTCACCGAATTCCGTTAAATGACGGCTAATCAATTCGAGGACATGTTCTCGAGCGCTACTCATTTGATCCTGAAAGCTACCAGGATTAACCGGGCTGCCAGGAAATACGCGCAACGATTCCTCAACGATATGATTTAACATATTTCGGTTCCTTCTTACGTAAATTATTTTGCAGGATTATTTTCAGCAATATCGAGAGCGATATTTTTGCCTCGTTTGCTCTGACAGGCAGATAAAGTAAATGCTGATATTAATGTAAAGATCAGCGCCACAATGCCCATAATGATATATGTCTTCTCAAAACCGATCCGGTCATACATTAATCCAGCAGGTGATGAAACTACCACGTTACCGACATACAGCATGGCCTGATAACCCAGTAAATACATGGTCGCATTTACCCGTTTATCAAAATGCTCGGCAATATATTTAAAGACGGAAACCAGTAATAAACAGATCTCCAGACCGTATAGCGGTTTCAGCACAGAAATGAGCAGATGAGAGTCACACAGACCGGAGATAACCAACCGAGCGCCCACCAGCAGCCCAACAATCAGCAGGCCACGCTTCGCACCAACATAATTGACGAATAACGGGATGACCATGTACATGACAAATTCCATTCCCGACTGCACGGTCCCCAGATAGCCAAACACGGCGTTCCCTTCATGCACATCCGAGAAGAAAGTGACGAAGTAGCGGGAGAACTGCTGCTCAGCGATGAACATCATCCACGCTACGCCTGCAACATACAGGCAGAATGCCCAGAATTTACGATTTCGCAGCAGGGCGTACACATCCGCCGGGGCGATTTTCTCTTTGGTTAACACCTGCGAGGCGTTGGCCGCATTGACATTGACTTTCAGACTCAGCAGAACAACCAGCATCACCACCGACGCCACGCTGCCGAGCATAAAGTTATAGGCCGGAGAGAGGTTAAATAGCAGGCCAGAGAACGATGACGCCACTGCCCAGCCAAGTGACCCCCACATGCGGATTTGCCCAAACTCCATGCCGTTCAGGCGGCTGTAGCGATCGGAATACGATTCACAGGCAGCCACCCCGGCATACCACGCAAAGCTTAAGTAAATCGCGCCAACGATAATGCCCAGCATTGTATTGGACAGTAATAATGGCTGATAGACATAAATAAAAAAGGGTGCCATTAATGCAGACATCACCACGACAAAATAGAGCAGATATTTACTCATCCCTATTTTATCGAGAATATAGCCATAAATAGGTTTCAGAATAACCGAAAAAATACCATTCACGGCAAATACGGTGCCGATCACCGTACCACTCAATTGCGCTTTTTGCCCTAACCAGATAGCCAGCAGACCAATACTTGCAGACCACGTAAAGAAATAGAGGAATATAAAACTACTTATTTTATAATATTCAGTCCGATTTCCCATTGAACTATTTTTCATACCATCCTCGCTATAAAAAGAACGACAACTGGCGTGCACTTTCAGGCTGCTGAATAACAACCTGGCTATTGTTGATAGAAAGCAGCGGAACGGCGGCGTACTGTCTTTGCTGTCCACTGGCGCTCACGGCGCAGCAAAGCCAGCTTTCGCCCTGTGGGATTTCGGCGGTAAGCACAGGGATCGAGGCGCATTCAGGGAACATGATGCTGCTGTTTGGCGGCGTGACCACGTTGTCTGGCTGACGAACTATGGACGGTGAAAGATCAACGATAACGCTGGTTCCATTACGTGCCGCAATGAGACAGCCGCGATCTCGTAGCTGAGGCTCGGCTTTCATTACCGCAAATCCCCCTTCCACCGTTTGCAGGCTTCGCGCGCTGTGAATACGATGCAAACGAAGATGCCACTCACCAAACGGGACCAGCCATGTATCAAGGGTAACGTCATGCCAGGGAGACCAGCGGGACCAGATAAAATTCTCATCAACCCGAACGTCATCGCACTGACGACGGCCACGATAGTAGCCATCGCCGTCTGCCAACAGCAGCATAGAGTCACAGGCCGCATGTTTGATGCCGTAACGGCCACGCTCAATGGTGAAACCGAAACGGCTGGAGTAGGCGAATTTGGTGTATTTGGCTTCGGTATTGACGTAGTTGTTCAGTTCAAGCTGGCCTGAGGTCAGCATCGTGACATGTTCAGAATGCTCACTGTGCTGCATGATCTGCGCGGCATGCGTAATCACCCGTTTTTCGTCAAGTACGGGTAAGGCCTGCTCTTCAGCCTGCCAGAAGGGATGCTTCTCGGGCAGAGCGAGGATCAAAAAGACCTTCAATGCCCAGTAGGGCGATCCCGGCGAGTTGTAATCTTCGCACATCGCCAGGTTCGGATAGGCAAACCCCAGTGTCAGAATGCCATCACGATCGAAAATCGGCTGCTTCTGCCACCAACGCAAATGGCGCAGGATCACGCCTTTAATGACGCCTGGCGAAAAGACATCCAGTTCAGCAAACGCTACTGCGCTCCAGAACGCAACCATGGCAAAGCGGTAGGTCAGGCTGCGGCCAAACGGCACCGATGCGCCGTCTGCTGCGGACAGATAAATGAAATCTTCGGCAAACAGACGCGAGCGCTCACGCAGAGTGGCGGCACGATCGGCATCATCGGGGCTTAGGGTGGCATATAACAGGCCATAAAAATGGAAGGCCATAGAGATGTAGTAATCTTTCGGACGCCCGGGACCATCGGAATACCAGCCGTCACCGAGATAGTAGGCTTCCATCAGTTCAAAACGGCGATCGATAGCAGCCTGATCATAAGGCAGACCCGCCCGCTTGAAGCCAAGCTGAACGATAATCGCAAAGTAGTTCCAGTTGCTGTCCGGCATTTGCGCGTCGGTTATCTGGTTCAGCCAGCAATGCAGATTTTCACGTTCGCGCAAGGAGAAACAGTCCGTCAGTTGCGTCTGTAACAATGCCAGACCCAGACCATATGCAGCCATCTCGACCAGGCGCTGATCGTACGGGCCGGTTTCCCCCCAGTAGTGTGGACTTTGCGGATCGGTGCCAAGTTTTATCGCCTGAATGTATTTTTCGGCATACGGCGCATCAGCCCCGCCCGCCATCAGCGGAAACAGTCCCCACAGCGCCCGAGAAAGTCCTTCCATACAGGCAATATCCACGCTGTAGTGAGCACAGGTATTGCCAAGTGAAAACTGAGCCTGTCCCGCCGGAAACTGCTGATCCAGCGCACGCAAAATGGCGTGAACAGCGCACGTTACGTCTTCGCGTGATGACAATGGATTTGATTTTTCTTCAGTTGTTGACCACATACTCTGCCCCTCTGAATTAAGTGGCTAAAGAATAGTGAATCGCAGAGCAGCAGAAATGTTACGTCAATCACACCACCAGCATTAAAGTAAAACAGCGATTGAGGAAATTTAAAAATAGGGTTTATAAATTACTATTCGGCGGCAAAAGTTTAAATTTATTGCACTATGACCTTATCCTCACAGCAAGAACATCTGGAGCTGATCGCCCTCAACGATGCGATTGCATCGTTCAGCCGTTTATTCGCCAATACGGTGCGTTACCACCACTGGCATCAGTGTCTGGAAGTGCTGTATGTGGAAGAAGGCTTTGGCGTGGTCACGGTTGACCATAAGCAGTTCACCATGCGACCAGGACGGATGTTCTTTTTTCCGCCGTTTACCCTACACAAGATATGGGTCGACGAGCAGGCGCGGGATGGTTATCGGCGTACCATTATTCATCTCGATCAACATGCGGTGCTGAAGGTGCTACGCGACTTTCCGCACACTCAGCAGCATCTGCAAAATCTGAGCGTGCGCGGCAGCGAAGCATGGGTTGTCGACGCGGCGGATATCCACACCCATGTTGATTTTCTTTTCAGCCGTTATGAAAAAATGGCTGCACAGAAGCCGCTGAACACTGAGCAGGTTGCCTGTCTGTTAGTTAATTTATTCAGCCTGTTACCCGAAGATAACGGCAATATGCCAGAAATTAGCAGTGGAATTGCCAGTCAGGTAATGTTCTGGCTGGATGAGCATTACACCCACAAATTTAGTCTGGCGGCGCTGGCGCAGGAGCTGGGCAAATCAAAAAGCTATGTTTCCCGCCGCTTCCAGATGGAAACGGGCGAGAGCATTCTCGACTATCTCAATACTCTACGTCTGCGAAAAGCCTGTGAAGCGCTGCTACACAGTGAAATCAGCGTGCGGGAGATTGCGCAAAAGGTGGGATTTTCAGAGGTGACGTACTTTATCAGCGCCTTCGGCAAAGGCATTGGCGAGACGCCGCTGCAGTATCGCAAGCGGCATAAACAGTAACGCCGGATAAGGCGGTTTACGCCGCCATCCGGCATTCACGGTCAATTATCCTTCGAGATCCGCCAGGTCGCCTTTCTCCTGCAACCAGTTACGGCGATCTTCAGAACGCTTCTTGGCCAGCAGCATATCCATCATTGCGTTGGTACGCTGATCGTCTTCATCATCAATGATGAGCTGCACCAGGCGACGGGTGTTCGGATCCAGCGTGGTTTCACGCAACTGCATCGGGTTCATTTCGCCCAGACCTTTAAAGCGCTGCACGTTCGGCTTGCCTTTCTTGCGCTTTAACTGCTCCAGCACGCCCGCTTTCTCTTCTTCCGTCAGTGCGTAATACACCTCTTTACCAAGGTCGATACGGTATAACGGCGGCAGCGCCACGTAGACGTGACCGTGTTTCACCAGCGTGCGGAAGTGTTTCACAAACAATGCGCAAAGCAGCGTGGCGATGTGCAGACCATCGGAGTCCGCATCCGCCAGGATACAGATCTTGCCGTAGCGCAATTGGCTCAGATCGTCGCTGTCCGGATCGATGCCGATCGCCACCGAAATATCGTGAACTTCCTGCGAGGCCAGCACTTCATCGGAAGAAACTTCCCAGGTATTGAGGATCTTACCTTTCAGCGGCATGATCGCCTGATATTCACGATCGCGCGCCTGTTTTGCCGATCCGCCCGCCGAGTCACCTTCGACGAGGAACAGTTCGGTGCGATTGAGATCCTGAGCGGTACAGTCCGCCAGTTTCCCCGGCAGCGCCGGACCGCTGGTCAGCTTTTTACGCACCACTTTTTTCGCCGCGCGCAGACGACGCTGGGCGCTGGAAATCGCCATCTCAGCCAGCAGTTCAGCCGACTGCACATTCTGGTTCAGCCACAGGCTGAAAGCATCTTTCACGACGCCAGAGACGAATGCCGCACACTGACGCGAAGAGAGGCGCTCTTTGGTTTGTCCGGCAAACTGCGGATCCTGCATTTTTACCGACAGCACGTAAGCACAGCGATCCCAGATATCTTCCGCCGACAGCTTCACGCCGCGCGGCAGGATATTGCGGTATTCACAGAACTCGCGCATCGCATCCAGCAGACCCTGACGCAGACCGTTAACGTGCGTACCGCCCTGCATAGTTGGGATCAGGTTCACATAGCTTTCGGTCAGCAGCTCGCCGCCTTCAGGCAGCCAGAGCAGCGCCCAGTCCACAGTTTCCGTCTCACCGCTAAAGTTACCGATAAACGGTTTTTCAGGAAGCGTCGGCAGGCCATTCACCGCTTCGCTCAGATAGTCATTCAGACCATCCTGGTAGCACCAGCGCTGTTCGCTGTTGTTGACCTCATCCTTGAAGGTGATCTCAACGCCCGGGCACAGCACCGCTTTAGCTTTCAGGACGTGCGTTAAGCGCGAAACGGAAAAGCGCGGGCTGTCAAAGAAGCTTTCATCCGGCCAGAAGTGCACGCTGGTTCCGGTATTGCGTTTACCGCAGGTACCGACAACCTGTAAATCCTGCACCTTATCGCCGTTCTCAAACGCGATGTTGTATACCTGCCCGTCACGGCGCACGTTCACTTCCACACGCTTCGACAGGGCGTTAACCACAGAGATCCCCACCCCATGCAAACCACCAGAGAACTGATAGTTCTTGTTGGAGAATTTACCGCCCGCGTGCAGACGACAGAGGATCAGCTCTACCGCCGGAACGCCTTCTTCAGGGTGAATGTCTACCGGCATGCCACGGCCATCATCAATAACTTCCAGAGACTGGTCGGCATGTAAGATCACGTCCACGCGTTTCGCGTGGCCCGCCAGTGCTTCATCCACACTGTTATCAATCACTTCCTGTCCAAGATGGTTCGGACGGGTGGTATCGGTGTACATCCCCGGGCGACGGCGTACCGGCTCAAGCCCAGTGAGTACCTCAATGGCATCAGCGTTATAAGTTTGCGTCATGGTTTAAATAAGCAATTCGAATTGATCGTCAGAAACTGTGCAGTCCAAGGAAATCGACAATCGGGTTGAAATAATCTTCGAAGCCCGTGAATGCGTGGTTTCCGCCCTCAATAACTGTCTGGCGGCAGGAGGCGTAATACGCCACCGCCTGGCGGTAGTCCAACACTTCATCGCCCGTTTGTTGAAGCAGCCAGATCAAATCCGGCGCTTCCAGCGGGTCAATCTGCATGACTTTAAGATCGTAAATATGGCGTGACTCTAGCACATATTGCTGCCCCGTGTAGGGGTTCTCGTTTTGACCGAGATAGTCGACCAGCAGTTCATAAGGTCGGACAGCAGGGTTCACTACCACCGCTGGCAGTATAAAACATTGCGACAGCCAGGTGGCGTAATAGCCTCCCAACGAGGAACCGACAATGCCCAGCGACTCTCCGCCATGTTCAAGAATGATCGATTCCAGCATCTCTGCGGCCTGGGCCGGATACGGCGGCAGTTGCGGTACGATCATCTCAACGTGCGGATGGTGCTCCGCCAGCCAGTTTTTCAGCAAGCACGCCTTCGCCGAGCGAGGAGAACTGTTAAATCCGTGAAGATAGAGAAGCGTAGACATCAGTAGCCTTCTGAAGCGGTATCAGGGTGGAAGCGATTACCCTGCAGACGACGTACCTGAGTCTGCAACGTCCCGTCAGCAAAAAGCTCCAGCGTCCGCCAGCCGGGGCTAATGGTATCTAACGTGAAGTTGGAACAGTGCGGCTTGAACTGCACGCAGGTCGACGGCGTCGCCAGCAGGCGGCGTCCGTTCCAGTTCAGATCCAGCTCCTGATGAATATGCCCGCACAACAGATATTTAGCGCGAGGATAATTCACCAGCACGTTATCCAGCTCTGCGGCATTACGCAGGCTATGCTGATCGAGCCAGCTACAGCCCGCAGGCAGAGGATGATGATGCAGAAGCAGTAAGGTATTGCGCTCAGGCGCATCGGCAAGTTTACGTTCCAGCCATTCTAGCTGAAATTCGCTTAACTCACCGTGTGGAACGCCGAACACCTGACTGTCGAGCAACAAGATTTGCCACTGCTCGCCAATGAAGACGCGTTTAGCGGGGGAAATCCCTGCATCCTGAAGCGCGCTGTACATTGCTGGCTGAAAATCGTGATTGCCCGGTAGCCAAACGCAGGGCGCACGAAAACTTGCGATGCCCTCAGCAAAATGCTGATAGGCCGCAGCGGATTGATCCTGCGCCAAATCCCCCGTCGCGACGATCAGATCGTACTCAGGCGACTCTGCATGTATTGCATCCAGTACGGATTGATAGCTATCCCAGGTGTTCACACCCAGCAGCGTTTCATGCTTTTCGGCAAACAGGTGAGTGTCTGTAATTTGTAAGATCCTGACTCTGGCCTCACCAGCCAAAGGAAGGGTTAACAGGCTTTCCAAATGGTGTCCTTAGGTTTCACGACGCTAATAAACCGGAATCGCCATCGCTCCATGTGCTAAACAGTACCGTAACCAGTCGGCCAGAAACTGATTAATTTGATGCTTTTCGTCGCGTTGATGCAACTTTTTATTTGGATAATCATACCGCGCTTTGAAGCGAAAGATCTGCTGACTCGAACACACTTCAGCCACCCTTGCGTCATGATACAGGCGCACAGTCAATGACGGCAGGCTCCAGTAAGTGACTGCCGGTGCCGTTTGTTCGATCGCGACAAGCGTAGTGTATCGGGTCGATTCAACGATCGTTAACCGATATTGTGCGTTTGCTACCTGATAGCTCACTGTTTCACCGGCTGCGTCATTACGCGGCAACAGGCGGCGCAATTGCGAATAGTTGGTTTCGCACAGGCGCATCATTTCAGGGAAGTCAGGTGTGTAACGCTTCATTTTTTCCACTCAGTTTTTAACTCTTGATAGTGCAGCTGTAACCATTGCAAGGCGATGACAGAAGCCGCGTTGTCGATTGTCCCCTCTTCTACCCATTGGTAAGCCTGCTCCCGACTCACCACATGAACACGAATATCTTCGTTTTCATCAGCCAGACCGTGGATCCCGCTCGCGGTCGTGGCGTCCACTTCGCCAACTAAAATAGACAGGCGCTCGCTGGTGCCGCCCGGGCTTGCCAGATAGCTCAGAACGGGCTTCGTACGTTTAACGTCCAGCCCGGCCTCTTCCATCGCTTCACGTCGGGCAACATCCTCAACGGTTTCACCCTCTTCGATCATCCCGGCTACCATTTCCAGAAGCCACGGGCTTTCGCTGGTGTCAAACGCCGCGATGCGGATCTGCTCAACCAGCACAACTTCGTCCCGCTCAGGGTCAAAGGGTAGCAAGACTGCCGCGTGTCCGCGCTCAAAAATTTCGCGCTTTACCTCGCCGCTCATACCGCCGTTAAACAGGCGATGGCGGAACCGATAAAGATCCAATGAAAAAAAACCGCGGTATAGCGTTTCTCGTGCAATAATTTCTACATCATTTTTAGTGAAAGTCATTGGCAAGTTGTCTGGTTTACGCATTGTGCTGTCCTGAAACCAATAGTGATTAAAATGTGAATTTCAAGGTCGTTTGACTGATGTTTGAACGCCCTTGTGTTAAATTGATGCAAATTAACGCCGTATGGCACGTAACGCCAACTTTTTGAAGTGGCGGATTCTGCTAGAATCAGCAAATATTTTTACAATTTGATCAGCGCTAAATACTGCTTCACAACAAGGAATGCAAATGAAGAAATTGCTCCCCATCCTTATCGGCCTGAGCCTGTCGGGGTTCAGTACTTTGAGCCAGGCAGAAAACCTGATGCAGGTTTATCAGCAAGCACGCCTGAGCAACCCGGAATTGCGTAAATCCGCCGCCGATCGCGATGCTGCATTCGAAAAAATTAACGAAGCGCGTAGCCCATTACTGCCGCAACTGGGTTTAGGTGCCGATTACACCTACAGCAATGGCTACCGTGATGCAAATGGCGTCAACTCCAACGCAACCAGCGCGTCATTACAATTGACTCAGACGCTGTTCGACATGTCTAAATGGCGCGCCCTGACGCTGCAAGAAAAATCAGCCGGCATCCAGGACGTAACGTATCAGACCGATCAGCAAACGCTGATCCTGAATACCGCTACCGCTTATTTTAAAGTATTGAACGCGATTGACGTGCTGTCTTACACTCAGGCGCAAAAAGATGCGGTCTATCGTCAGTTAGATCAGACCACACAGCGTTTTAACGTTGGCCTGGTCGCCATCACTGACGTGCAAAACGCCCGTTCACAATACGATACCGTGCTGGCGAACGAAGTTACCGCGCGTAACAATCTGGATAACGCTGTGGAAGAGTTGCGTCAGGTAACCGGTAACTATTATCCGGAACTGGCATCTCTGAACGTTGACGGCTTTAAAACCAACAAACCGCAGGCGGTAAATGCACTGCTGAAAGAAGCAGAAAACCGCAACCTGACGTTATTGCAGGCGCGTTTGAGCCAGGATCTGGCGCGTGAGCAGATTCGTCAGGCGCAGGATGGTCACTTACCGACCCTGGATTTGACTGCCTCTACCGGTGTTTCTGATACCTCTTACAGTGGGTCTAAAACCCGTGGTGCAACTGGTTCCCAGTATGACGACAGCAACATGGGCCAGAACAAAATCGGTCTGAGCTTCTCGCTGCCGCTGTACCAGGGCGGAATGGTTAACTCGCAGGTGAAACAAGCGCAGTACAACTTTGTTGGCGCGAGCGAACAACTGGAAAGCGCGCACCGCAGCGTGGTGCAAACCGTGCGTTCTTCGTTCAACAACATTAATGCTTCCATCAGTAGCATTAACGCGTACAAACAAGCGGTTGTCTCTGCCCAAAGCTCTTTAGATGCAATGGAAGCCGGCTATTCCGTAGGTACCCGTACCATCGTGGATGTATTGGATGCCACCACCACGCTGTACAACGCTAAGCAACAGCTGGCTAATGCGCGTTATACCTATCTTATTAATCAGCTTAACGTCAAATCTGCGCTCGGTACGCTGAACGAGCAGGATCTGGTGGCGCTGAACAATACGCTGGGTAAACCGATCCCAACTTCTCCGGATAGCGTAGCACCGCAAAATCCGCAGCAAGATGCCGCGGTGAATGACTTTAACAGCACGGGCAATATGCCTGCGGCTCAGCCAACGGCCGCACGTTCAACCAGCAGCAACGGCAACAACCCGTTCCGTAACTGATGCTGATGACGGGGCTTCGGCCCCGTCTGAACGTAAGACAACGTAAAGATCCGCCTCTTCTTCCGCATTCTCGCCTCTTCCCGCTTCAATTTCGACCAGTCATCCTCTATTCTGAGCAGAGTTACCACTGGGTCCTGGAAGACATAAATGAAACGGACAAAATCTATACATCACGCCTCGTTCCGCAAAAGCTGGAGCGCACGCCACCTGACTCCTGTCGCTTTGGCAGTTACCGCTGTGTTTATGCTCGCGGGCTGTGAAAAGAGTGACGAAACGGTTTCGCTTTATCAGAACGCGGACGACTGCTCTGCAGCTAATCCGGGTAAAAGCGCCGAATGTACCACCGCGTTTAACAATGCGCTGAAAGAAGCTGAACGCACCGCGCCAAAATACGCCACTCGCGAAGACTGTATCGCTGAATTTGGCGAAGGCCAGTGCCAGCAGGCACCTGCACAGGCAGGTATGGCGCCGACCGGTGAAGGTCAGGCTCAGGCGCAGAATCAAAGCAGCGGCAGCTTCTGGATGCCGCTGATGGCCGGTTATATGATGGGCCGCATGATGGGTGGCGGTATGGGTGCTCAGCAGCCGCTGTTCAGCTCGAAAAATCCGGCCAGCCCGGCATACGGCAAATATACGGATGCAGGCGGCAAAAACTACGGCGCAGCAACGCCGGGTCGCACCATGACCGTACCGAAAACCGCCATGGCGCCGAAACCGGCCACCACCTCTACCGTAACCCGCGGTGGATTTGGCGAATCTGTGGCTAAACAGAGCACCATGCAGCGTAGCGCAAGCGGTACCACCACACGTTCAATGGGCGGCTGACCGTCATGGAAAGAGTCAGTATTGTTGAGCGCCCGGACTGGCGCGATAAAGCCACCGAATACGGTTTCAACTTTCACACGATGTACGGCGAGCCGTACTGGTGTGAAGACGCGTACTACAAGCTCACGCTTGCTCAGGTCGAAAAGCTGGAAGAGGTCACCGCAGAGCTGCATCAGATGTGCCTCAAAGTGGTGGAACGGGTCATCGCCAGCGATGAGCTGATGACGAAGTTTCGCATTCCGAAGCATACCTGGGGCTTTGTCCGCCAGTCCTGGCAGACACAGCAACCGTCGCTCTACTCGCGCCTCGATCTGGCGTGGGACGGTACGGGTGAGCCTAAGCTTTTAGAAAACAACGCCGATACGCCAACCTCACTGTACGAAGCCGCGTTTTTCCAGTGGATCTGGCTGGAAGATCAGCTCAATGCAGGCAATCTGCCGGAAGGCAGCGATCAGTTCAATAGTTTGCAGGAAAAACTGATCGAGCGTTTCACCGAGCTGCGTGAGCAGTATGGTTTTCAACTGCTACATCTGACCTGCTGTCGCGATACGGTGGAAGATCGCGGTACGATCCAGTATCTGCAGGATTGCGCTGCCGAAGCTGAAATCGCCACTGAATTCCTCTATGTCGAAGATATCGGTCTTGGTGAAAAAGGCCAGTTCACGGATATGCAGGATCAGGTCATTGCTAACCTGTTCAAGCTGTATCCGTGGGAATTCATGCTGCGTGAAATGTTCTCCACCAAGCTGGAAGATGCCGGTGTTCGCTGGCTGGAACCAGCCTGGAAGAGCATCATCTCCAACAAAGCGCTGTTACCGCTGTTGTGGGAAATGTTCCCTGATCATCCGAACCTGCTGCCTGCGTATTTCGCCGAAGATGACTATCCGCAGATGGAAAAATTCGTCGTCAAGCCGATCTTCTCGCGTGAAGGCGCTAACGTTTCCATTATCGAAAACGGTAAAACGATCGAAGCAGTGGAAGGACCGTACGGTGAAGAAGGTATGATCGTCCAGCAGTTCCATCAGCTACCGAAGTTTGGCGACAGCTATATGCTGATCGGCAGCTGGCTGATCAACGATCAACCTGCGGGTATCGGCATTCGCGAAGACCGCGCGTTGATCACGCAGGATCTCTCGCGTTTCTATCCGCATATTTTTGTCGAATGATTGAGAGTGCCGGGTAGCGGCTCCGCCTTACCCGGCCTTCAGCATGAACTTAATGC
It encodes:
- a CDS encoding glycoside hydrolase family 88 protein; this encodes MLNHIVEESLRVFPGSPVNPGSFQDQMSSAREHVLELISRHLTEFGEQFPAETCVQGYYPLTDNVEWTTSFWTGQLWLAWEMSGESKFREMAEKHVRSFGLRIGGRHDTNTHDLGFLYTLSCVAAWRLTGNRDARGFSLMAAEALLERFHEKAQIIQAWGDLRDPEQAGRMIIDCNMNLPLLYWASEQTGDLRFANAAKAHVAQAAKYLIRQDASTFHTYYMDVQTGEPRYGNTQQGYADDSCWSRGQAWGIYGFLLSYIYTGDTQMVQLSKKLANYFLNRLPEDAVCHWDLALVGTDALRDSSSAAIAVCGLLELIKHLPVTDPDRERYQQWAMGIMSSLTRHYLMGKDELGNGLLKHSVYHLSSNKGVDECASWGDYFYVEALMRFTQSWKLYW
- a CDS encoding AraC family transcriptional regulator codes for the protein MTLSSQQEHLELIALNDAIASFSRLFANTVRYHHWHQCLEVLYVEEGFGVVTVDHKQFTMRPGRMFFFPPFTLHKIWVDEQARDGYRRTIIHLDQHAVLKVLRDFPHTQQHLQNLSVRGSEAWVVDAADIHTHVDFLFSRYEKMAAQKPLNTEQVACLLVNLFSLLPEDNGNMPEISSGIASQVMFWLDEHYTHKFSLAALAQELGKSKSYVSRRFQMETGESILDYLNTLRLRKACEALLHSEISVREIAQKVGFSEVTYFISAFGKGIGETPLQYRKRHKQ
- a CDS encoding oligosaccharide MFS transporter; this encodes MKNSSMGNRTEYYKISSFIFLYFFTWSASIGLLAIWLGQKAQLSGTVIGTVFAVNGIFSVILKPIYGYILDKIGMSKYLLYFVVVMSALMAPFFIYVYQPLLLSNTMLGIIVGAIYLSFAWYAGVAACESYSDRYSRLNGMEFGQIRMWGSLGWAVASSFSGLLFNLSPAYNFMLGSVASVVMLVVLLSLKVNVNAANASQVLTKEKIAPADVYALLRNRKFWAFCLYVAGVAWMMFIAEQQFSRYFVTFFSDVHEGNAVFGYLGTVQSGMEFVMYMVIPLFVNYVGAKRGLLIVGLLVGARLVISGLCDSHLLISVLKPLYGLEICLLLVSVFKYIAEHFDKRVNATMYLLGYQAMLYVGNVVVSSPAGLMYDRIGFEKTYIIMGIVALIFTLISAFTLSACQSKRGKNIALDIAENNPAK
- the parE gene encoding DNA topoisomerase IV subunit B, with protein sequence MTQTYNADAIEVLTGLEPVRRRPGMYTDTTRPNHLGQEVIDNSVDEALAGHAKRVDVILHADQSLEVIDDGRGMPVDIHPEEGVPAVELILCRLHAGGKFSNKNYQFSGGLHGVGISVVNALSKRVEVNVRRDGQVYNIAFENGDKVQDLQVVGTCGKRNTGTSVHFWPDESFFDSPRFSVSRLTHVLKAKAVLCPGVEITFKDEVNNSEQRWCYQDGLNDYLSEAVNGLPTLPEKPFIGNFSGETETVDWALLWLPEGGELLTESYVNLIPTMQGGTHVNGLRQGLLDAMREFCEYRNILPRGVKLSAEDIWDRCAYVLSVKMQDPQFAGQTKERLSSRQCAAFVSGVVKDAFSLWLNQNVQSAELLAEMAISSAQRRLRAAKKVVRKKLTSGPALPGKLADCTAQDLNRTELFLVEGDSAGGSAKQARDREYQAIMPLKGKILNTWEVSSDEVLASQEVHDISVAIGIDPDSDDLSQLRYGKICILADADSDGLHIATLLCALFVKHFRTLVKHGHVYVALPPLYRIDLGKEVYYALTEEEKAGVLEQLKRKKGKPNVQRFKGLGEMNPMQLRETTLDPNTRRLVQLIIDDEDDQRTNAMMDMLLAKKRSEDRRNWLQEKGDLADLEG
- a CDS encoding DUF2264 domain-containing protein, which translates into the protein MWSTTEEKSNPLSSREDVTCAVHAILRALDQQFPAGQAQFSLGNTCAHYSVDIACMEGLSRALWGLFPLMAGGADAPYAEKYIQAIKLGTDPQSPHYWGETGPYDQRLVEMAAYGLGLALLQTQLTDCFSLRERENLHCWLNQITDAQMPDSNWNYFAIIVQLGFKRAGLPYDQAAIDRRFELMEAYYLGDGWYSDGPGRPKDYYISMAFHFYGLLYATLSPDDADRAATLRERSRLFAEDFIYLSAADGASVPFGRSLTYRFAMVAFWSAVAFAELDVFSPGVIKGVILRHLRWWQKQPIFDRDGILTLGFAYPNLAMCEDYNSPGSPYWALKVFLILALPEKHPFWQAEEQALPVLDEKRVITHAAQIMQHSEHSEHVTMLTSGQLELNNYVNTEAKYTKFAYSSRFGFTIERGRYGIKHAACDSMLLLADGDGYYRGRRQCDDVRVDENFIWSRWSPWHDVTLDTWLVPFGEWHLRLHRIHSARSLQTVEGGFAVMKAEPQLRDRGCLIAARNGTSVIVDLSPSIVRQPDNVVTPPNSSIMFPECASIPVLTAEIPQGESWLCCAVSASGQQRQYAAVPLLSINNSQVVIQQPESARQLSFFL